The Rattus rattus isolate New Zealand chromosome 1, Rrattus_CSIRO_v1, whole genome shotgun sequence genome includes a region encoding these proteins:
- the LOC116907156 gene encoding putative sperm motility kinase W, whose translation MDINSIKKTLGSQYRVAFFLGQGSYGSVKLAWHRRTQALVAIKTVEISKKTIRAILSEMTTLELLHHPNIISLFQILVTANQIHFILQYAPGGNLVELISEEGPLPEEKAKKMFGQVVSAIRHCHSLDIAHRDIKPQNILIDGEGNVKLIDFGLAVKCRPGTLLSRHCGTRGFNAPELVLRQPYDGKSSDVWSLGVLLYFITTGFFPFRGNTIDEIEQKITTGTYTIPHHLSGQLENLIHQIFTVSPEMRPSVEEIENHPWIKKCELKIPPMTDPDYKIIEMLCGMGYKANDILESLQKKRYDEPMGAYLSLKNHVSEGYDLASITPAKPGDPCPPPPPSPAHASVFGLPLRRRASEPNFGLLHRQPSREQNPLDLILSGLNMGRCVSMPPIAVYYPKKQKSTSTRALHSRPVASPCVYNNMLGVEIILPPKQDIEMNNTSSPPQTMGWFKRFRKGIRDCLSRLCCLPRAPKKKTQHRSSKRVAPLKKAASSTI comes from the coding sequence ATGGACATCAATTCTATTAAGAAGACTTTGGGCAGTCAGTATAGGGTGGCTTTCTTTCTTGGACAGGGTTCATATGGTAGTGTGAAATTGGCCTGGCACCGGAGAACACAGGCCCTGGTTGCCATCAAAACGGTAGAGATCAGCAAGAAGACCATCAGGGCGATCCTGTCCGAAATGACCACTTTGGAGTTACTGCACCATCCAAATATAATTTCCCTCTTCCAGATCCTGGTTACAGCGAACCAGATTCATTTTATATTACAATATGCTCCAGGAGGCAACTTAGTAGAACTAATAAGTGAGGAGGGCCCACTGCCAGAAGAAAAGGCGAAGAAAATGTTCGGACAGGTCGTATCTGCCATTAGACACTGCCATAGTCTGGACATTGCCCATCGCGACATCAAGCCACAGAATATACTGATAGATGGAGAGGGCAATGTTAAGCTGATCGACTTTGGCCTGGCAGTCAAATGCAGACCTGGTACATTACTGAGTAGGCACTGTGGAACCAGGGGCTTTAATGCCCCAGAACTGGTATTAAGGCAGCCATATGATGGCAAGAGTTCTGATGTGTGGAGTTTGGGTGTACTCCTATACTTCATCACCACTGGCTTCTTTCCCTTCAGAGGAAACACCATCGATGAGATTGAGCAAAAGATTACAACGGGGACCTATACCATTCCACATCACCTGTCTGGACAACTCGAAAACCTCATACATCAAATATTCACGGTATCTCCAGAGATGAGGCCCTCTGTAGAGGAAATTGAAAATCACCCATGGATCAAGAAATGTGAGTTAAAAATCCCGCCCATGACTGACCCAGAttacaaaattatagaaatgctCTGTGGCATGGGGTATAAGGCCAATGACATCTTGGAATCCCTCCAAAAGAAAAGATACGATGAACCAATGGGGGCATATTTGAGCTTAAAAAATCATGTAAGCGAAGGGTATGATCTTGCATCTATCACTCCAGCCAAGCCTGGGGATCCGTGCCCTCCGCCACCCCCATCACCAGCACATGCCTCTGTCTTTGGCCTTCCTCTCAGGAGAAGAGCCAGTGAGCCCAACTTTGGCCTCCTCCACAGACAGCCCTCAAGAGAACAGAATCCTCTTGACCTGATTCTATCAGGACTCAATATGGGCAGGTGTGTCTCCATGCCTCCCATTGCAGTATACTATCCTAAGAAGCAGAAAAGCACTTCTACCCGTGCCCTCCACTCAAGACCTGTGGCTTCCCCATGCGTCTACAACAACATGTTGGGAGTTGAAATAATCCTGCCACCTAAGCAGGACATTGAGATGAATAATACGTCATCTCCCCCTCAGACGATGGGATGGTTTAAGAGATTCCGCAAAGGAATAAGGGACTGTCTCTCAAGACTTTGCTGCCTCCCAAGGGctccaaagaaaaaaacccagcatagatCCTCCAAGAGAGTGGCCCCCCTGAAAAAGGCAGCAAGCAGTACCATATAA
- the LOC116907190 gene encoding vomeronasal type-2 receptor 116-like, whose amino-acid sequence MADMEKAYTLFVFFLLLRLSFILCSFPEASCFWRINQNEHLDSNMRKDCGFILFTIPAHLVEDHFRALLDFPLPVNTYPYVLVMLFAIEEINKNPNLLPNSTLGFTFLGDQCDITSTNLNNLNMLSKSGEMNPNYICEYSFCDVALTGPTWTVSARVGTLLQLFKIPQVMLSVTYGPFHDSLSDHDLFPHLYQIAPKDTSLVLAMVSLMIHFLWKWVGLVILDDDQGVQFLSDMKEEMKINEICLAFVNMIPANMQLYIERAEIYYFQIMTSSANVVIIYGNVNSTLEVSFRRWEMLGIWRLWITTSQWDVISRSRDFTIDSFHGTLSLSHHYREISTFKHFIQKTNFSAYPEAVSLMRLGWIYFNCSVSVSECKTLNHCLSNTILELLPWHSFDMAMNDERYNIYNAVYAVAHAFHNMHLQQVDIKVLESWEGLIPRCMQVNDFLKNIRLINPIGDPVNINQGRNLDAMYDILNVLNFPQGYVLKVKVGQFSPYFSHDEQLFLSEDMIEWATGSRQFSTSVCSMPCHPGFKKSHQEGKADCCFDCSRCPANEISNTTDSEECVKCPEDWYANTGQTHCLPKAVTFLAYEDPLGMALVCLALCFFVLTALVLGVFLKHRETPIVKANNRTLSYILLTALLFCFLCSLLFVGNPNTTTCILQQTTFGILFTVSVSTVLAKTLTVVLAFRITVPGRRMRGLLVSRIPKYIIPVCTVVQITLYGIWLWTSPPFVDIDTHSEHGCITITCSKGSVTAFYCVLGYLGSLALVSFTVAFLARNLPDTFNEAKFLTFSMLVFCSVWVTFLPVYHSSKGKVMVAVEVFSILASSMGLLGCIFIPKCYIILLRPDRNSIQKFRDKTHS is encoded by the exons ATGGCAGACATGGAAAAGGCATacactttgtttgttttcttcctgctgcTGAGGCTTTCTTTCATCTTGTGCAGTTTTCCAGAAGCCAGTTGCTTTTGGAGAATAAATCAAAATGAACATCTTGACAGCAACATGAGGAAGGACTGTGGTTTCATCCTTTTCACAATACCTGCTCATCTAGTGGAAGATCACTTCAGGGCGCTGCTGGATTTTCC TTTGCCAGTGAACACATACCCATATGTTCTGGTAATGCTTTTTGCCATAGAAGAGATCAACAAGAACCCTAATCTTTTACCTAACTCTACCTTGGGATTTACCTTTCTTGGTGACCAGTGTGATATTACATCAACAAATCTCAATAACCTAAACATGCTCTCAAAGTCTGGTGAGATGAATCCTAATTATATCTGTGAGTATAGTTTCTGTGATGTAGCACTTACAGGACCAACATGGACAGTTTCTGCCCGAGTGGGAACACTCCTGCAGCTCTTCAAAATTCCACAGGTGATGTTAAGT gTTACGTATGGACCATTTCATGATAGTCTGAGTGACCATGatctgtttcctcatctatatcagATCGCCCCAAAGGACACTAGCCTCGTTCTTGCCATGGTTTCCTTGATGATTCATTTCCTCTGGAAATGGGTGGGACTGGTTATCTTAGATGATGATCAGGGTGTTCAGTTTCTCTCAgatatgaaagaagaaatgaagataaatGAAATTTGTTTAGCTTTTGTGAATATGATCCCAGCAAACATGCAGTTATACATAGAAAGGGCTGAGATTTATTACTTTCAAATAATGACATCATCAGCAAATGTTGTCATCATTTATGGTAATGTGAACTCTACTCTAGAAGTGAGCTTTAGAAGATGGGAAATGTTAGGCATATGGAGATTGTGGATCACTACCTCACAATGGGATGTCATCTCAAGGTCAAGAGACTTCACCATTGACTCTTTCCATGGGACTTTGTCTTTGTCCCACCATTATCGGGAGATTTCTACTTTTAAGCattttattcagaaaacaaacttttctgctTACCCAGAAGCTGTTTCTCTGATGAGATTGGGATGGATCTATTTTAACTGTTCAGTGTCTGTATCTGAATGCAAAACACTGAATCATTGCTTATCTAATACTATATTGGAATTATTACCATGGCACAGTTTTGACATGGCCATGAATGATGAGCGTTACAACATATATAATGCTGTTTATGCTGTGGCCCATGCCTTTCACAATATGCATCTCCAACAAGTAGATataaaagtattggaaagttGGGAAGGGCTAATACCTAGATGCATGCAG GTAAATGACTTTCTGAAGAATATAAGACTTATTAATCCTATAGGAGACCCAGTGAATATTAATCAAGGAAGAAATTTAGATGCAATGTATGACATTCTCAACGTTTTGAATTTTCCACAAGGTTATGTACTAAAGGTGAAAGTAGGACagttttctccttatttttcaCATGATGAACAACTCTTCTTATCTGAAGACATGATAGAGTGGGCCACAGGAAGTAGACAG ttttccaCTTCTGTGTGCAGTATGCCTTGCCATCCTGGTTTCAAGAAATCCCATCAGGAAGGAAAAGCAGACTGCTGTTTTGATTGTTCCCGATGTCCTGCCAATGAGATTTCCAACACCACAG ACTCAGAGGAGTGTGTGAAGTGTCCAGAAGATTGGTATGCCAACACAGGGCAAACCCACTGCCTGCCAAAAGCTGTGACATTTCTGGCTTACGAAGATCCTTTGGGGATGGCTCTTGTCTGCCTGGCCCTGTGCTTCTTTGTACTTACTGCTCTTGTCCTTGGGGTCTTTCTGAAGCACAGAGAAACCCCCATTGTGAAGGCTAATAACCGTACTCTCAGCTACATCCTGCTGACGGCCCTTCtattttgctttctctgctccttGCTCTTTGTTGGAAATCCAAATACTACGACATGTATCCTACAGCAGACTACATTTGGGATTCTGTTCACTGTGTCCGTGTCCACAGTCTTGGCCAAAACTCTTACTGTGGTTCTGGCCTTCAGGATCACTGTTCCAGGCAGAAGAATGAGGGGATTGCTGGTATCAAGGATACCTAAATACATCATTCCCGTCTGTACAGTTGTCCAAATAACTCTCTACGGAATATGGCTATGGACATCACCTCCCTTTGTTGACATCGATACACACTCTGAACATGGTTGCATCACCATCACATGCAGCAAAGGCTCAGTTACGGCATTCTATTGTGTTCTTGGATACCTAGGATCTCTGGCCCTAGTGAGCTTCACAGTGGCTTTCTTGGCCAGGAATTTACCTGACACATTCAATGAAGCCAAGTTCCTGACATTCAGCATGCTGgtgttctgcagtgtctgggtcACCTTCCTTCCTGTCTACCATAGCTCCAAGGGAAAAGTCATGGTAGCAGTTGAAGTGTTTTCTATTCTGGCCTCCAGTATGGGCCTGCTAGGGTGTATCTTTATCCCGAAATGCTACATTATTTTGTTAAGACCAGACAGAAACTCAATTCAAAAGTTCCGAGACAAAACACACAGTTGA